One part of the Sulfolobus tengchongensis genome encodes these proteins:
- the hemC gene encoding hydroxymethylbilane synthase: MKIRIAARGSKLSKIQVDMVGEKLRKLGIDYELVEIKTKADLFLNEPLAKLGKGVFEKEVNEAVLMGKADIAVHSMKDILSEFNQELEIFAVLERDPPNDILITEKPLHKLEPNTVIGTSSIRRKNFLTYIKPNVSVKDIRGNVDTRIRKYLAGEYSGLILAEASIKRLKLDLKYYRLNVYDFTPEANQGIVVVLGRKNDERIKKILKDISDQNTLDEALAERATISIIGGGCHSPVGVLFKKEGKELYGIASYSDGRKKITVTISKTGDPNNLGTELGLLLRKEIKNEGIIS; the protein is encoded by the coding sequence CTAAGTAAGATACAAGTAGACATGGTAGGAGAAAAGCTAAGAAAGTTAGGTATAGATTACGAATTAGTTGAAATCAAAACTAAAGCTGATCTTTTTTTAAATGAACCATTAGCCAAACTGGGAAAGGGAGTATTTGAGAAGGAAGTTAATGAAGCAGTATTAATGGGAAAAGCTGATATCGCAGTACACAGCATGAAGGATATATTGTCAGAGTTCAATCAAGAACTTGAGATATTTGCAGTTTTAGAGAGAGACCCGCCTAACGATATATTAATTACAGAAAAACCTTTACATAAGTTAGAACCAAATACAGTCATAGGAACAAGCAGTATAAGAAGAAAGAACTTTCTTACATATATAAAACCAAATGTCAGTGTTAAAGATATTAGAGGGAATGTAGATACAAGAATAAGAAAGTATCTAGCAGGGGAATACTCTGGTCTAATTCTAGCTGAAGCCTCAATAAAGAGACTTAAACTTGACCTAAAATATTATAGACTTAACGTGTACGATTTTACTCCGGAAGCCAATCAAGGCATTGTGGTCGTATTGGGTAGGAAAAATGATGAAAGAATTAAGAAAATACTAAAAGACATTAGTGATCAGAATACATTAGATGAGGCATTAGCGGAAAGGGCTACCATTAGTATAATTGGAGGAGGATGCCATTCTCCAGTAGGAGTACTATTCAAGAAAGAGGGAAAAGAATTATATGGTATTGCAAGCTACAGCGACGGAAGGAAGAAGATTACCGTAACCATCAGTAAAACCGGAGACCCAAACAATTTAGGAACTGAATTAGGATTATTACTAAGGAAGGAGATAAAAAATGAAGGTATTATTTCTTAG
- a CDS encoding uroporphyrinogen-III synthase, whose translation MKVLFLRPISEYENTDEYFLILQHKNIEVLNIPIFKISCLPYFLSNYDYEAIAFTSRNSVLCFKDYDILKKSKVYAIGEETADLLIKMLRINPVIPDKFTSISLAEKILKDKINNVLAVRSKKASDDMKNLLKDKIKYDEIYVYDLEILAENVQKVIEIIRECKIDAIALTSSMMAKIIGPAINPQCQIKVFSIGPMTTDALKRVNNEVKIIESKTHSIKGIVETILMEMEQNG comes from the coding sequence ATGAAGGTATTATTTCTTAGGCCAATTAGCGAATATGAGAATACTGATGAATACTTTTTAATACTACAACATAAAAATATCGAAGTATTAAATATACCTATCTTCAAAATTTCATGCCTCCCTTACTTCTTGTCAAATTATGATTATGAGGCTATAGCATTTACTAGCAGAAATTCTGTTTTATGCTTTAAAGATTACGACATACTTAAGAAGAGTAAAGTATACGCGATTGGAGAAGAAACCGCAGACTTGCTTATAAAAATGCTTAGAATAAATCCAGTAATACCAGATAAATTTACTAGTATTAGTTTAGCTGAAAAAATACTTAAGGATAAAATAAATAATGTATTGGCTGTAAGGAGTAAAAAAGCTTCAGATGACATGAAGAATTTACTTAAGGATAAGATTAAGTACGATGAAATCTATGTTTATGATTTAGAAATTTTGGCAGAAAACGTACAAAAAGTGATTGAAATCATAAGGGAGTGTAAAATCGATGCAATAGCATTAACTAGTTCAATGATGGCTAAAATAATAGGACCTGCTATTAATCCGCAATGCCAAATTAAAGTATTCAGTATAGGACCTATGACGACTGACGCATTAAAGCGAGTTAATAATGAGGTAAAAATAATAGAAAGTAAAACTCATTCTATTAAAGGTATTGTAGAAACCATTTTAATGGAGATGGAACAAAATGGATAA
- a CDS encoding alkaline phosphatase family protein has product MHNLKTLLMVIDGVSYTIFDQFRYNLETMNNLVENGVFGKLESVFPTVTPVALASLFTGKLPANHGITSTKIFVKGNSLSKPLLAHSSISLNADPIWYILAKNGYKVLVVSAPQALPDKWKLNNLLLFDPYKAKIKECSKGYLLNIGNNTINGVKINVENNNGKYKLEIIDIENNTLTLNLDLNEWTPPLEVKMKCKDKEVKGVFRLKGLSSGIYITPPTFLIPNWSNNHELQNEVWENVVKKYGMILDGDYLSLKSNIISFNDYYETLKFAYEFFYNYSLFLLKRADWDFAITYLPIVDNIQHLLLGVNDSKSLDYIFQVYKLADNFVKAHLELVDNIIICSDHGINKIKKRVYINRLLEKLNVLKISDDKIDWKKTKAYYGGGGIIRINLKEREKFGIVSKNEFTKLIKYLTVNLEKLEDPETGERIFTVIYSNETPASDRQGDIIIKGVNPKYSISSSIEKNDIFESVIPYNTVTADHGYYGNDDINGIVIFYGKSFAKRRINMKIIDIAPTILKIYGLIYRADGKIINEVFRNEYASSAKQKTQKA; this is encoded by the coding sequence GTGCATAATTTGAAGACTCTATTAATGGTCATTGATGGAGTTAGTTACACTATCTTTGATCAATTCAGATATAATTTGGAAACAATGAATAATCTAGTTGAAAATGGCGTATTTGGTAAATTAGAAAGCGTCTTTCCTACAGTAACACCTGTAGCTCTAGCTTCATTATTCACGGGCAAACTACCTGCAAACCACGGCATAACTTCGACAAAGATTTTTGTTAAAGGAAATAGCTTAAGTAAACCACTTTTAGCACATAGTAGTATATCATTAAATGCTGATCCAATATGGTATATCTTAGCAAAAAATGGATATAAAGTATTAGTAGTTTCTGCTCCTCAGGCATTACCAGATAAATGGAAATTAAATAACTTGCTATTATTTGATCCATATAAAGCTAAAATTAAAGAATGTAGTAAGGGATATCTACTTAATATAGGGAATAATACTATAAATGGTGTAAAGATAAATGTTGAAAATAATAATGGGAAATATAAGCTTGAAATCATTGATATAGAAAATAATACTTTAACACTTAATTTAGATTTAAATGAATGGACACCTCCCCTTGAGGTAAAAATGAAGTGTAAAGATAAGGAAGTTAAAGGCGTATTTAGATTAAAAGGCTTAAGCAGTGGAATATATATAACTCCACCTACATTTTTAATTCCTAATTGGTCGAATAATCATGAATTACAAAATGAAGTTTGGGAAAACGTTGTTAAAAAATATGGAATGATACTAGATGGAGACTACCTATCTCTAAAATCGAATATTATCAGTTTTAACGACTATTATGAAACCTTAAAATTTGCATATGAGTTCTTCTATAATTACTCTCTGTTTCTACTTAAACGAGCAGATTGGGATTTTGCAATAACATATTTACCAATAGTTGATAATATACAGCATTTACTTCTTGGTGTGAATGACTCTAAATCGTTAGATTATATATTTCAAGTATATAAATTAGCTGATAATTTCGTAAAAGCACATTTAGAATTAGTCGATAATATAATTATTTGCTCGGATCATGGAATAAATAAAATTAAAAAAAGAGTATATATTAATAGATTATTGGAAAAACTTAATGTGTTGAAGATATCTGATGACAAAATAGATTGGAAAAAAACTAAGGCCTATTATGGAGGAGGAGGGATTATAAGAATTAATCTAAAGGAGAGAGAAAAATTTGGAATTGTTAGTAAAAATGAATTTACTAAACTAATTAAATATCTGACGGTAAATCTGGAGAAACTAGAAGATCCAGAAACTGGTGAGAGGATATTCACTGTGATATATTCTAATGAAACACCTGCTAGCGATAGACAGGGTGATATAATTATTAAAGGAGTTAATCCAAAATATTCAATTTCAAGTAGCATAGAAAAAAACGATATATTTGAGAGTGTCATTCCCTATAATACAGTCACTGCTGATCATGGTTACTATGGAAACGATGATATTAACGGAATTGTTATATTTTATGGGAAGAGTTTTGCAAAAAGAAGAATAAATATGAAGATAATTGATATTGCTCCAACAATATTGAAAATCTATGGATTAATTTATAGAGCCGATGGGAAAATTATTAATGAGGTCTTCAGAAATGAATATGCCAGTAGTGCTAAGCAAAAAACACAGAAGGCCTAG
- a CDS encoding NAD(P)/FAD-dependent oxidoreductase, with product MNMPVVLSKKHRRPRSFKDCEPGLPYTEIINNGKRINLCNFNYHKKYVKIGIPFENDILHNKVLRKFPKLVKFYSRHIINLPNTIEAESKNKEVEFINVQNLIIGSGTAGLGVLSEIDRKERTILISSDVESNTNIEYPLPQINKDEFSKLLKNIIKENQDRILEGILLGKFDEGIGFLTKNKILVIRANKIFLTTGSRYIPPLFEGNDTPGLISKNLYLRHMKNEEDIVTIGNSDDILKILSNLKKRRILITNGILFLSKYYRELMNELGIEIIKTSDLKIHRERNKLRITTEEYEFYSNIAIYAIVKQPKIDHSSNIGVPYSFDNYYHIYMPNHNIQGKFNENVYLAGGMRGISDEYTSFISGRATLNEKYLDELIYNLREYTYIYNYYYQKDNNKRNPSPYIYGNNGYVCECEDVTLKEIMKQVKRGFNKVEHIKRTTGLGTGECQGKFCTYSLGSFLNDNQLITFRTPLYRLVI from the coding sequence ATGAATATGCCAGTAGTGCTAAGCAAAAAACACAGAAGGCCTAGAAGTTTCAAAGATTGTGAGCCAGGATTACCATATACTGAGATAATAAATAATGGTAAGAGAATAAATTTATGCAATTTTAATTATCATAAGAAATATGTAAAAATAGGGATTCCTTTTGAAAATGATATATTACATAATAAGGTGCTACGTAAATTTCCTAAACTTGTGAAATTCTACTCAAGGCATATAATTAATCTACCGAATACAATAGAAGCTGAAAGCAAAAATAAAGAAGTGGAATTCATTAACGTACAAAACCTTATCATAGGAAGTGGTACAGCCGGATTAGGAGTACTATCTGAAATAGACAGAAAAGAAAGAACAATCTTAATCTCATCTGACGTAGAATCGAACACCAACATAGAATATCCGTTACCACAGATTAATAAAGATGAATTTTCAAAATTATTAAAGAACATTATAAAAGAAAACCAAGATAGGATATTGGAGGGCATTCTATTAGGAAAATTCGATGAAGGAATAGGATTTCTCACTAAAAATAAAATATTAGTAATAAGGGCTAACAAGATCTTCTTGACAACTGGTAGTAGATATATCCCACCATTATTTGAGGGAAATGATACGCCAGGTCTCATATCTAAGAACCTTTACTTAAGGCATATGAAGAATGAAGAAGATATAGTTACAATAGGGAATAGTGACGATATTCTTAAGATTCTGTCTAATCTAAAGAAGAGAAGAATTCTGATAACCAATGGTATCCTCTTCCTTTCGAAATATTATAGAGAATTGATGAATGAACTTGGGATAGAAATAATAAAGACAAGCGATTTAAAAATACATAGAGAGAGAAACAAATTGAGAATAACAACTGAAGAATACGAATTCTACTCTAATATTGCAATTTACGCAATAGTTAAGCAACCAAAGATAGATCATTCTTCCAATATAGGTGTTCCATATAGTTTCGATAATTATTATCATATTTACATGCCAAATCATAATATACAAGGTAAATTTAATGAAAACGTATACTTAGCGGGGGGAATGCGAGGAATATCGGATGAGTACACATCATTTATAAGCGGAAGAGCTACCTTAAATGAAAAATATCTGGACGAGCTTATATATAATTTGAGAGAGTATACATACATTTATAACTACTATTACCAAAAAGATAATAATAAAAGAAATCCTTCTCCTTACATATATGGGAATAACGGTTATGTATGTGAATGTGAAGACGTAACATTAAAGGAGATAATGAAACAAGTTAAAAGAGGGTTTAATAAAGTCGAACACATAAAAAGAACAACAGGTTTAGGTACAGGTGAGTGTCAAGGAAAGTTTTGCACATATTCTTTAGGAAGCTTTCTAAATGATAATCAACTTATCACGTTTAGAACACCTCTTTATAGGCTGGTGATTTAG
- a CDS encoding FAD-binding oxidoreductase produces the protein MIIIIGAGSHGLSLAYHLIKKGYTKNDIALVEWKRIGYGSSSRNASRYRYHFNSKENVEYALEAIKYLKKQAKELEYNTMLMRTGYLWLIDGEQEYKLFRKLDSFWRSYNIGGKFIDCEKYSYLKFDGNCYLAPQDGAFHHDYILYSYYYSIKDKVSIIYDKAVSLISSRNRVEGVKLSSGKELQGDKIVITAGAWSNEIMSSIGLNVPIFPEKKEIYITEPLRYFIEPLIINSKLQIYFSQTLKGEIIGGIEDKREYKFEEFTISINTIIKFLKTIKNLVKGIDGIGILRGWSGYYEMTPDSSHVMGYSDDWPEGLFIDAGYSGHGMMFAPYSGKIMADLIADSYKSKFIDIFSPSRFNMNRLINETLVI, from the coding sequence TTGATTATAATAATAGGCGCTGGATCTCACGGATTAAGTTTAGCATATCATCTAATAAAAAAAGGTTATACAAAAAACGATATAGCATTAGTAGAGTGGAAGAGGATAGGTTATGGGTCAAGTAGTAGAAATGCCTCTCGTTACAGATACCATTTTAATAGTAAAGAGAACGTAGAGTATGCATTAGAAGCTATAAAATATTTAAAGAAACAAGCAAAAGAACTGGAATATAACACCATGCTAATGAGAACTGGTTATTTATGGCTCATTGATGGAGAGCAAGAATATAAACTGTTTAGAAAATTAGATAGTTTTTGGAGATCATACAACATAGGTGGAAAATTCATAGACTGCGAGAAATATTCGTATTTAAAGTTTGATGGAAACTGTTATTTAGCTCCTCAAGATGGTGCTTTTCATCATGATTATATATTATATAGTTATTACTACTCTATAAAAGATAAGGTCTCAATAATTTACGATAAAGCAGTTTCATTAATAAGTAGTAGAAATAGGGTAGAAGGCGTAAAGTTAAGTAGTGGAAAAGAACTACAAGGAGATAAGATCGTAATTACTGCAGGAGCATGGAGTAACGAAATAATGTCAAGTATAGGCTTAAATGTACCAATATTTCCCGAGAAGAAAGAAATCTACATAACAGAACCATTAAGATATTTTATCGAACCTTTAATCATAAACTCCAAGCTTCAGATCTATTTCTCACAGACCTTAAAAGGAGAAATAATAGGAGGCATAGAAGATAAGAGAGAATACAAATTTGAGGAATTCACAATATCTATAAACACGATTATAAAATTCCTCAAAACTATTAAAAATTTGGTAAAAGGAATTGATGGAATTGGCATATTAAGGGGCTGGTCAGGATATTACGAAATGACCCCAGATAGTTCTCACGTTATGGGGTATTCTGATGATTGGCCAGAGGGATTATTCATAGATGCGGGATATAGTGGTCATGGAATGATGTTTGCTCCTTACTCTGGTAAAATAATGGCTGATCTTATTGCAGATAGCTATAAAAGTAAGTTTATTGATATATTCTCTCCCTCAAGATTTAATATGAATAGACTAATAAATGAGACATTAGTAATATAA